Proteins from a genomic interval of Actinomycetota bacterium:
- the sufB gene encoding Fe-S cluster assembly protein SufB, which produces MASTDLDLGRYKLGWSDVEDYVFKPKKGINVEIVNEMSEMKGEPDWMRQFRLRALKNFERKPMAPWFAVNMPNIDFSDIYYYIKPTEGQVDAWDELPESVKNTYEKLGIPEAERKYLAGVTAQYESEVVYHKNREDLEAQGVLFADMDTALREHPEIVKQYFGTIIPPNDNKFAALNSAVWSGGSFIYVPPGVKVEMPLQAYFRINAENMGQFERTLIIADEGSQVHYIEGCSAPVYSTDSLHSAVVELIAKPGARITYTTIQNWSNNVYNLVTKRARAEAEAHVEWIDGNIGSRLTMKYPAVYLMGPKATGEVLSVAYAGPGMHQDAGAKMVHAAPETSSTIVSKSISKDGGRTSYRGLVRVEEGATNAKSHVRCDALILDEASRSDTYPYMEINEQDARIGHEATVSKVGEDQLFYLMSRGLSETQAMSMIVNGFIEPVTRTLPMEYAVEWSRLIELNMEGSVG; this is translated from the coding sequence ATGGCGTCCACCGATCTCGATCTCGGCCGTTACAAGCTGGGCTGGAGCGACGTCGAGGACTACGTCTTCAAGCCCAAGAAGGGCATCAACGTCGAGATCGTCAACGAGATGTCGGAGATGAAGGGCGAGCCCGACTGGATGCGCCAGTTCCGCCTGCGCGCCCTCAAGAACTTCGAGCGGAAGCCGATGGCGCCGTGGTTCGCGGTGAACATGCCGAACATCGACTTCAGCGACATCTACTACTACATCAAGCCCACCGAGGGTCAGGTCGACGCGTGGGACGAGCTCCCCGAGTCGGTCAAGAACACCTACGAGAAGCTGGGCATCCCCGAGGCGGAGCGCAAGTACCTCGCCGGAGTCACCGCGCAGTACGAGAGCGAGGTCGTCTACCACAAGAACCGGGAGGACCTCGAGGCCCAGGGGGTCCTGTTCGCGGACATGGACACCGCGCTGCGCGAGCACCCCGAGATCGTCAAGCAATACTTCGGCACGATCATCCCGCCCAACGACAACAAGTTCGCCGCGCTCAACTCGGCCGTCTGGTCGGGTGGCAGCTTCATCTACGTGCCGCCGGGTGTGAAGGTCGAGATGCCGCTCCAGGCCTACTTCCGCATCAACGCGGAGAACATGGGCCAGTTCGAGCGCACCCTGATCATCGCCGACGAGGGCTCGCAGGTGCACTACATCGAGGGCTGCTCGGCCCCCGTCTACAGCACCGACTCCCTGCACTCGGCCGTGGTGGAGCTCATCGCCAAGCCCGGCGCGCGCATCACCTACACGACGATCCAGAACTGGTCGAACAACGTCTACAACCTGGTCACGAAGCGCGCCCGCGCCGAGGCCGAGGCCCACGTCGAGTGGATCGACGGCAACATCGGCTCGCGGCTCACGATGAAGTATCCGGCCGTCTATCTCATGGGGCCCAAGGCCACCGGCGAGGTGCTGTCGGTCGCGTACGCGGGTCCCGGGATGCACCAGGACGCGGGGGCCAAGATGGTGCACGCCGCCCCGGAGACCAGCTCCACCATCGTGTCGAAGTCGATCTCGAAGGACGGCGGGCGCACGTCGTACCGCGGCCTCGTGCGAGTGGAGGAAGGCGCGACCAACGCCAAGAGCCACGTGCGCTGCGACGCGCTCATCCTCGACGAGGCGAGCCGCTCCGACACCTATCCCTACATGGAGATCAACGAGCAGGACGCGCGCATCGGCCACGAGGCCACCGTCTCGAAGGTCGGCGAGGACCAGCTCTTCTACCTCATGAGCCGCGGCCTCTCTGAGACGCAGGCCATGAGCATGATCGTCAACGGCTTCATCGAGCCCGTCACGCGCACCCTGCCCATGGAGTACGCGGTTGAGTGGAGCCGGCTGATCGAGCTCAACATGGAGGGCTCGGTCGGCTAG
- a CDS encoding TIGR03086 family protein: protein MDPIERVERATGFAAGKVKGVAPDDLSKPTPCAEFDVRALLNHLVGGLDMLRVAAEGGKPGPPQGDQLGPDAGAVYDERRAALLTALRGNGVLDRNWEMPFGSLPGSTMAAIAFMEHLTHAWDVAKATGQDTTLPADLVKECAETVAPMDQMLRMPGVCGPAVTVADDASAQDKFIAFMGRMP from the coding sequence ATGGATCCGATCGAACGTGTCGAGCGCGCGACAGGCTTCGCCGCCGGGAAGGTCAAGGGGGTTGCGCCCGACGATCTGTCCAAGCCGACGCCCTGCGCCGAGTTCGACGTGCGGGCGTTGCTCAACCATCTCGTTGGCGGCCTCGACATGCTGAGGGTGGCTGCCGAGGGTGGAAAGCCAGGCCCGCCGCAAGGAGACCAGCTCGGGCCGGACGCCGGCGCGGTCTACGACGAGCGCCGTGCCGCGCTGCTCACTGCACTGCGCGGCAACGGTGTGCTGGACCGGAACTGGGAGATGCCGTTCGGATCGCTGCCAGGATCGACGATGGCTGCGATCGCTTTCATGGAGCACCTCACGCACGCGTGGGACGTCGCCAAGGCGACGGGGCAGGACACGACGCTCCCCGCGGACCTGGTGAAGGAGTGCGCCGAGACGGTCGCGCCGATGGACCAAATGCTCCGCATGCCGGGCGTGTGCGGTCCGGCGGTGACGGTGGCCGACGACGCGTCCGCGCAGGACAAGTTCATCGCGTTCATGGGGCGCATGCCGTAG
- a CDS encoding crotonase/enoyl-CoA hydratase family protein produces MTATSSVLTIERDGHVATLWLDNPDRRNALGPAFWDDLPVMMAELADDDEIRVVVIAARGPCFTVGLDLKSMGGSVAGGGQGRSDAGRRTAMLRELRRLQGSINAVADCPKPVLAAVHGYCIGGGIDLITACDIRLASADAIFSVRETKIAIVADLGTLQRLPGIVGRGHVAELALSGKDITADRARDIALVNDVLPDHDALLKATYELAAEIAGNSPLVVQGTKAVLRAGEGHSVAEGLDYVGIWNAAFLQSNDLVEAMTAFAEKRAPHFTGD; encoded by the coding sequence ATGACCGCGACATCGAGCGTCCTGACCATCGAGCGCGACGGCCACGTCGCGACGCTGTGGCTCGACAACCCCGATCGGCGCAACGCCTTGGGGCCGGCGTTCTGGGACGACCTGCCGGTGATGATGGCCGAGCTGGCCGACGACGACGAGATCCGGGTCGTGGTGATCGCGGCGCGTGGCCCGTGCTTCACGGTCGGCCTCGATCTCAAGAGCATGGGGGGCTCCGTGGCCGGCGGTGGTCAGGGCCGGTCCGACGCCGGCCGGCGCACGGCGATGCTGCGCGAGCTCAGGCGCCTGCAAGGCTCGATCAACGCGGTGGCCGACTGTCCCAAGCCCGTCCTTGCCGCGGTGCACGGCTACTGCATCGGAGGCGGCATCGACCTCATCACCGCGTGCGACATCCGGTTGGCGTCCGCGGATGCCATCTTCTCGGTGCGCGAGACCAAGATCGCCATCGTCGCCGACCTCGGCACGCTGCAACGCCTGCCGGGCATCGTGGGCCGGGGCCACGTGGCCGAGCTGGCGCTGTCGGGCAAGGACATCACGGCCGACCGGGCGCGCGACATCGCCCTCGTGAACGACGTCCTGCCCGATCACGACGCGCTCCTCAAGGCCACCTACGAGCTGGCGGCGGAGATCGCGGGCAACTCCCCGCTCGTCGTGCAGGGCACGAAGGCCGTCCTGCGCGCGGGCGAGGGCCACTCTGTCGCCGAGGGTCTCGACTACGTCGGCATCTGGAACGCGGCCTTCCTCCAGTCCAACGACCTGGTGGAGGCCATGACCGCGTTCGCCGAGAAGCGAGCGCCGCATTTCACCGGCGACTGA
- a CDS encoding VCBS repeat-containing protein has product MFGVGHERLARSRVVVAGAVTGIVVLVPLPVHAGTPLYHAAVQYAAGSQPRSVVTVDVNGDGRLDVVSANAGDGSVSVFTGTGDGTLVPATSIAVGGSPTTVSVGDFNHDNDPDLAITAFATPPAAPAVSVLLGAAGAAFNPPVTYPLALDALGGAVADVDGDGNLDIVAVDPFGVSVLLGAADGSFGAAVRQPVGTFLSSVSIGDVNGDHDPDLVLGQFAGQVLVLLGGPGATFGAPAGFDGGVTPDSVAIGDVNGDGHLDLAVADFSAPGVAVLLGTGDGTFAPATSYATGVVNGMATHVAIARLDGDARPDIVVTNSGTHDVSVLLNEGGGTFGPATQYAAGTGPFAAAVGDLDGNGASDLVVANSGSADVSVLLGVTPNLPPDCGAVTAAPNQLWPPNHTMRPVLVSGAGDPDGDVVVTTVTGVTQDEPVLSVDDPEIAPDAQLGTHPGEVLLRAERSSSGDGRVYRIAVTATDVHGAACSRVVTVGVPLGSRSTAVDSGASYDSLNPGQPPAAWRVGGRH; this is encoded by the coding sequence ATGTTCGGGGTGGGTCATGAGCGGCTGGCGAGGAGCCGCGTCGTCGTTGCCGGAGCAGTCACGGGGATCGTGGTGCTCGTGCCGTTGCCGGTCCACGCCGGGACTCCCCTCTACCACGCGGCCGTGCAGTACGCCGCCGGCTCGCAGCCCCGATCGGTCGTCACGGTCGATGTGAACGGCGACGGCCGGCTCGACGTGGTCTCGGCGAATGCCGGTGACGGCAGCGTGTCCGTGTTCACGGGCACCGGCGACGGCACCCTCGTCCCCGCGACGTCGATCGCAGTCGGTGGTTCGCCGACGACCGTGTCGGTCGGCGACTTCAACCACGACAACGATCCCGACCTCGCGATCACCGCCTTCGCCACCCCCCCGGCCGCCCCCGCAGTGTCGGTGCTCCTCGGTGCGGCCGGCGCGGCCTTCAACCCGCCCGTCACCTATCCGCTCGCGCTGGACGCGCTCGGCGGCGCCGTGGCCGACGTGGATGGCGACGGCAACCTCGACATCGTCGCCGTCGATCCCTTCGGGGTCTCGGTGCTCCTCGGCGCGGCCGACGGCTCCTTCGGCGCGGCCGTGCGTCAACCGGTGGGGACCTTCCTGTCCAGCGTGTCGATCGGTGACGTCAACGGAGACCACGACCCCGACCTCGTCCTCGGTCAGTTCGCAGGTCAGGTGCTGGTGCTGCTCGGCGGCCCGGGTGCCACCTTCGGCGCTCCCGCGGGCTTCGACGGTGGCGTGACTCCCGACTCCGTCGCGATCGGCGACGTGAACGGCGACGGGCACCTCGACCTCGCGGTGGCCGACTTCAGCGCACCCGGGGTCGCAGTGCTCCTCGGTACCGGCGACGGGACCTTCGCGCCCGCCACGAGCTACGCCACCGGCGTGGTCAACGGGATGGCGACCCACGTCGCCATCGCCCGGCTCGACGGCGACGCGCGTCCTGACATCGTCGTGACGAACAGCGGTACGCACGACGTGTCGGTGCTGCTCAACGAGGGCGGCGGCACCTTCGGTCCCGCGACCCAGTACGCAGCCGGCACCGGCCCGTTCGCGGCAGCAGTCGGCGATCTCGACGGCAACGGTGCGAGCGACCTCGTCGTCGCCAACTCGGGCTCGGCGGACGTGTCGGTCCTGCTCGGCGTCACCCCGAACCTGCCGCCGGACTGCGGCGCGGTGACCGCCGCGCCGAACCAGTTGTGGCCCCCGAACCACACGATGCGCCCGGTGCTGGTGAGCGGGGCCGGCGACCCCGACGGCGACGTCGTCGTGACGACCGTCACCGGCGTCACCCAGGACGAGCCGGTTCTGAGCGTCGACGACCCCGAGATCGCGCCGGATGCGCAGCTCGGGACCCATCCCGGTGAGGTGCTGCTCCGCGCCGAGCGCAGCTCGTCGGGCGACGGACGGGTGTATCGAATCGCTGTCACCGCGACCGACGTCCATGGCGCCGCCTGTTCGCGCGTCGTCACCGTCGGAGTGCCGCTCGGCTCACGCTCCACCGCGGTCGACTCGGGAGCGAGCTACGACTCTCTGAACCCGGGGCAACCACCGGCCGCGTGGCGCGTCGGCGGTCGCCACTGA
- a CDS encoding PhzF family phenazine biosynthesis protein, which translates to MRYCIVDVFTDRPLSGNALCVVVDACPERQMAAIAREVNLSETTFPTVTGEGGRVRRRRRSCSRRLTKLSGSRVPSRVHP; encoded by the coding sequence ATGCGCTACTGCATCGTCGACGTCTTCACCGATCGTCCTCTGTCGGGCAACGCGCTCTGCGTCGTGGTCGACGCCTGCCCCGAGCGGCAGATGGCCGCGATCGCGCGCGAGGTGAACCTGAGCGAGACGACCTTCCCCACCGTGACGGGCGAGGGCGGTCGTGTGAGGAGGCGCCGCCGTAGTTGTTCCAGACGCCTCACTAAGCTGAGCGGTTCCCGTGTCCCCTCCCGTGTTCACCCCTGA
- the sufD gene encoding Fe-S cluster assembly protein SufD, with product MSPPVFTPESSADVPGPAWLRARRAVAAERVAGAALPTDAEEVWRYSRIGELDVDAYAPPGPDVVTDPTVPEPLERVLAVAGERAGLVVLRNGRVAHVALDEPLARRGVVLGSLDADHAELLGTVAPYDVDYFTLLNSAFVEAPVLVHVPAGVNVDKPIAVLHWIDAAGIAVFPRTIVHTGADADVTVVEYHTSTDVAALTVPVVELDVDDAGRLHYLNVQQLGRQVWQIAYQASRVGRDATLDSSSVALGGDYARVRTDSAVSGKGATSNLLAVYFGDGESMHDFRTMQDHVAPATTSDLLFKGAVRDNAKSVYSGLIRVRKEAAGTNAFQTNRNLVLSEGAHVESVPNLEIEANDVRCSHASAVGPIDEEQRFYLESRGIEPEVAERLIVLGFFGEVLDRLPVPALAGPLRAAVMAKLMAGH from the coding sequence GTGTCCCCTCCCGTGTTCACCCCTGAATCCTCTGCCGACGTGCCCGGTCCCGCGTGGCTGCGCGCGAGGCGCGCCGTCGCGGCCGAGCGCGTCGCCGGCGCCGCGCTGCCCACCGACGCCGAGGAGGTCTGGCGCTACAGCCGCATCGGCGAGCTCGACGTCGACGCGTACGCGCCGCCCGGTCCCGACGTCGTCACCGACCCGACCGTGCCGGAGCCGCTCGAGCGGGTGCTGGCGGTGGCCGGCGAACGGGCCGGTCTCGTCGTGCTGCGCAACGGCCGGGTCGCCCACGTCGCGCTGGACGAGCCGCTCGCCCGGCGCGGTGTCGTGCTCGGCTCGCTCGACGCTGACCACGCGGAGCTGCTCGGCACCGTCGCGCCGTACGACGTCGACTACTTCACCCTGCTGAACAGCGCGTTCGTCGAGGCGCCGGTCCTCGTGCACGTCCCCGCGGGAGTCAACGTCGACAAGCCGATCGCGGTGCTCCATTGGATCGACGCCGCGGGCATCGCCGTCTTCCCCCGCACCATCGTCCACACGGGCGCCGATGCCGACGTCACGGTCGTCGAATACCACACGTCGACCGACGTCGCGGCGCTGACCGTTCCGGTGGTCGAGCTCGACGTCGACGACGCCGGGCGCCTCCACTACCTCAACGTGCAACAGCTCGGCCGGCAGGTGTGGCAGATCGCGTACCAGGCGAGCCGGGTCGGTCGCGACGCCACGCTGGACTCATCGTCGGTGGCACTCGGGGGCGACTACGCACGCGTGCGCACCGACTCCGCCGTCTCGGGCAAGGGCGCGACGAGCAACCTGCTCGCGGTGTACTTCGGTGACGGCGAGAGCATGCACGACTTCCGCACCATGCAGGATCACGTGGCGCCGGCCACGACCAGCGACCTCCTGTTCAAGGGCGCAGTTCGCGACAATGCCAAGTCGGTGTACTCGGGGCTCATCCGGGTGCGCAAGGAGGCCGCGGGAACCAACGCCTTCCAGACCAACCGCAACCTGGTGCTGTCGGAGGGTGCCCACGTGGAGTCGGTGCCCAACCTGGAGATCGAAGCCAACGACGTACGTTGCAGCCACGCCTCCGCGGTCGGGCCGATCGACGAGGAGCAGCGCTTCTACCTGGAGAGCCGGGGCATCGAGCCCGAGGTGGCCGAGCGGCTGATCGTGCTCGGCTTCTTCGGCGAGGTGCTCGACCGGCTGCCCGTCCCCGCGCTGGCGGGCCCACTGCGCGCCGCGGTCATGGCGAAGCTGATGGCGGGACATTGA
- a CDS encoding non-heme iron oxygenase ferredoxin subunit translates to MERLCRVDEVPPGEARRFEVGRHRICLVRIGDDFYAIGDRCSHADFSLADGEVWVEEREIECWKHGSTFSLVDGEPQSLPATRPVPVYEVIVEGDDVLVKIS, encoded by the coding sequence CTGGAGCGGCTGTGCCGGGTCGACGAGGTCCCGCCGGGCGAGGCCCGGCGCTTCGAGGTCGGCCGTCACCGCATCTGCCTGGTGCGCATCGGCGACGACTTCTACGCCATCGGCGATCGTTGCAGCCACGCCGACTTCTCGCTCGCGGACGGCGAGGTGTGGGTCGAGGAGCGCGAGATCGAGTGCTGGAAGCACGGGAGCACGTTCTCACTCGTCGACGGCGAGCCGCAGTCGCTCCCGGCCACCCGACCCGTGCCGGTGTACGAGGTGATCGTCGAAGGCGACGACGTCCTGGTGAAGATCTCATGA
- the sufC gene encoding Fe-S cluster assembly ATPase SufC gives MSTLRIEGLRAGVEGREILRGIDLEVRSGEVHAVMGPNGSGKSTLAHVLMGRPGYDVLGGSVTLDGLDLLGLPAWQRARAGLFLAMQYPTEVPGVSLEEAMSEALRTLGRDAGEARELLRTEADRIGFDSQFLSRPLNVDLSGGERKRNETLQLGVLRPKIAILDEIDSGLDIDALRAVARRVEAATKEIDLGVLAITHYRRILGELKPDVVHVLRGGRILATGGPELADELEHTGYEGYEDDTDAETDRAASAGTTAEDPFADPLA, from the coding sequence ATGAGCACGCTGCGCATCGAGGGGCTGCGCGCCGGCGTCGAGGGTCGCGAGATCCTGCGGGGCATCGACCTCGAGGTGCGCAGCGGCGAGGTGCACGCGGTGATGGGCCCGAACGGCTCGGGCAAGTCGACGCTCGCCCATGTGCTCATGGGTCGACCCGGCTACGACGTCCTCGGCGGCTCCGTCACGCTCGACGGCCTCGACCTGCTCGGCCTGCCGGCGTGGCAGCGAGCGCGCGCCGGCCTGTTCCTCGCCATGCAGTACCCCACCGAGGTGCCCGGTGTGTCGCTCGAAGAGGCGATGTCGGAGGCGCTCCGCACGCTGGGTCGCGACGCGGGTGAAGCACGCGAGCTCCTCCGCACGGAAGCGGACAGGATCGGGTTCGACAGCCAGTTCCTGTCCCGGCCGCTCAACGTCGACCTCTCCGGTGGCGAGCGCAAGCGCAACGAGACGCTGCAGCTGGGCGTGCTGCGCCCGAAGATCGCCATCCTCGACGAGATCGACTCGGGCCTCGACATCGACGCGCTGCGGGCCGTCGCCCGCCGGGTCGAGGCCGCTACCAAGGAAATCGACCTGGGGGTGCTCGCGATCACCCACTACCGCCGCATCCTCGGCGAGCTGAAGCCCGACGTGGTGCACGTGCTGCGCGGCGGGCGCATCCTCGCCACGGGCGGGCCCGAGCTGGCCGACGAGCTCGAGCACACGGGCTACGAGGGCTACGAGGACGACACCGACGCCGAGACCGACCGCGCCGCGTCCGCGGGGACGACCGCGGAGGACCCGTTCGCCGACCCGCTGGCCTGA
- a CDS encoding murein L,D-transpeptidase has translation MSQTTRDNRRLAAALLTAPLLVAMAAGACSGGGKATTEARGTRRPRAATTTTAAPTTTTTLAPTTTTAPAPKRVAKPLPGLGPGARGQVVLDLEKRLDAMHYDVGAVDGVFDSNTTNGVIAFQKVNGMARTGRATDDVLLKSLTSGPPGPLVPGGGATRVEVDIPRQVLFLYQGNALYKILPVSTGNGARFCVDGRCTRAVTPGGSFRVTRRVTGWDSGPLGRLHNPLYFNGGIAIHGAPSVPTYPASHGCVRIPMSASPWMPSKVPNGTPVYVQGGPNAPAPFTEPVPPTAPPPPPAPPPTAPPTTTTSTSTTTTTTP, from the coding sequence TTGTCGCAGACAACCCGAGACAATCGCCGGCTGGCGGCCGCGCTGCTGACGGCCCCGCTGCTGGTCGCGATGGCCGCGGGCGCGTGCTCGGGCGGCGGGAAGGCGACCACGGAGGCGAGAGGAACGCGTCGCCCCCGCGCGGCCACGACAACGACGGCGGCGCCCACGACCACGACCACGCTGGCCCCGACCACGACGACGGCGCCCGCACCCAAGCGGGTGGCCAAGCCGCTGCCCGGGCTCGGGCCCGGCGCGCGTGGTCAGGTCGTGCTCGACCTCGAGAAGCGACTCGACGCCATGCACTATGACGTGGGCGCGGTCGACGGTGTGTTCGACAGCAACACGACCAACGGCGTGATCGCATTCCAGAAAGTGAACGGAATGGCCCGCACCGGCCGGGCCACCGACGACGTGCTTCTGAAGTCCCTCACGTCCGGCCCTCCGGGCCCGCTCGTTCCCGGTGGTGGCGCCACCCGCGTCGAGGTCGACATCCCTCGCCAGGTGCTGTTCCTCTACCAGGGCAACGCGCTCTACAAGATCCTCCCGGTGTCCACCGGGAACGGCGCCCGCTTCTGTGTGGATGGGCGCTGCACGCGTGCGGTGACGCCGGGCGGCTCGTTCCGCGTGACCCGGCGGGTGACGGGGTGGGACAGCGGCCCGCTCGGCCGGCTCCACAACCCCCTGTACTTCAACGGCGGCATCGCCATCCACGGCGCCCCGTCGGTGCCCACGTATCCGGCGTCGCACGGTTGCGTCCGCATCCCGATGTCCGCATCGCCGTGGATGCCGTCGAAGGTGCCCAACGGGACCCCGGTCTACGTGCAGGGCGGGCCGAACGCGCCGGCGCCGTTCACCGAGCCGGTGCCGCCGACCGCCCCGCCGCCGCCTCCTGCTCCACCCCCCACCGCGCCGCCGACGACCACCACGTCGACCAGCACCACCACGACGACCACGCCGTAG
- a CDS encoding LLM class flavin-dependent oxidoreductase yields the protein MRIFSFHLMPYPALPSDYDGPAWVTCPNSLFDAQVGHEVYNRYLDELIYAEELGLDGVCINEHHQNAYGLMPSPNLMASILARQTKRVKIAVVGNALPLYDPPTRVAEEFAMIDCISGGRLIAGFVVGGGPEYYSFSINPAHARERFAEAHDLIMRAWTEPGPFEFIGKHFRIRYVNTWPRPMQQPHPEVWIPGVGSLETMEFVARHHYAYMGIPYFHISVFERTFKLFREACEREGYEADPMQAGWLVPIFVADTDEEARRQYEDHFFYFVKRLLPGINIQPPGYTSVRSLESIMKGAGTFALNLDSWDQVVEGQYAIVGSPDTVTELLTENLGRLGTGNLLGLFQLGTLPLDLTRRNLELFAREVMPRLRKEFPEGNMAAKPALGVA from the coding sequence GTGCGCATCTTCAGCTTCCACCTCATGCCCTATCCGGCGCTGCCCTCCGACTACGACGGGCCCGCCTGGGTGACGTGCCCCAACTCCCTCTTCGACGCCCAGGTCGGTCACGAGGTCTACAACCGCTACCTCGACGAGCTGATCTATGCGGAGGAGCTCGGCCTCGACGGCGTCTGCATCAACGAGCACCATCAGAACGCCTACGGGCTCATGCCGTCGCCCAACCTGATGGCGTCGATCCTCGCCCGCCAGACGAAGCGCGTGAAGATCGCGGTCGTCGGGAACGCCCTGCCCCTGTACGACCCGCCGACGCGCGTGGCGGAGGAGTTCGCCATGATCGACTGCATCAGTGGTGGGCGTCTCATCGCCGGCTTCGTCGTCGGCGGCGGGCCCGAGTACTACTCGTTCTCCATCAACCCCGCCCACGCCCGCGAGCGCTTCGCCGAGGCCCACGACCTGATCATGCGGGCATGGACCGAGCCCGGCCCCTTCGAGTTCATCGGCAAGCACTTCCGCATCCGCTACGTGAACACGTGGCCGCGTCCGATGCAGCAGCCTCACCCCGAGGTATGGATCCCCGGTGTCGGATCGCTCGAGACGATGGAGTTCGTCGCCCGGCACCACTACGCGTACATGGGCATCCCCTACTTCCACATCTCCGTGTTCGAGCGCACGTTCAAGCTGTTCCGCGAGGCGTGCGAGCGCGAGGGCTACGAAGCCGATCCCATGCAGGCAGGCTGGCTCGTTCCCATCTTCGTGGCCGACACCGACGAGGAGGCGCGGAGGCAGTACGAGGACCACTTCTTCTACTTCGTGAAGCGACTGCTGCCCGGCATCAACATCCAGCCGCCGGGCTACACGTCGGTGCGCTCGCTCGAGAGCATCATGAAGGGCGCGGGCACCTTCGCGCTCAACCTCGACAGCTGGGACCAGGTGGTCGAGGGTCAGTACGCCATCGTGGGCTCGCCCGACACGGTCACCGAGCTGCTGACCGAGAACCTCGGCCGGCTGGGCACGGGCAACCTGCTCGGGCTGTTCCAGCTCGGCACGCTCCCGCTCGATCTCACCCGCCGCAACCTCGAGCTGTTCGCCCGTGAGGTCATGCCGCGCCTGCGCAAGGAGTTCCCAGAGGGCAACATGGCCGCGAAGCCGGCGCTGGGGGTCGCGTGA
- a CDS encoding alpha/beta hydrolase, producing MSSVGLSEERIDTAVGKVQVWRAGTGPPVVYLHSAMGEGPGLAFLEELAGTNDVVAPVFPGFGESEGIGAIDDMEDAVFHVLDLLDQLGLDAVPFVGLSLGGWMAAEVATRYPERVRRLVLVNPAGLYLPDAPVTDIFGKPPAELAAIMFVDQSHPVAQMMHALAERYDDPASMSEIPLELLLPMVKSMSATAKLAWDPYLHNPKLARRLRRISSPTLIVHGSGDELIARAHAEAYAAAIPEARIVDVEGAGHMLTLEKPAELARLVREFLA from the coding sequence ATGTCGTCGGTGGGGCTCAGTGAGGAGCGAATCGACACTGCGGTCGGCAAGGTGCAGGTGTGGCGGGCGGGCACGGGCCCGCCGGTCGTCTACCTGCACTCGGCGATGGGCGAGGGCCCGGGTCTCGCGTTCCTCGAGGAGCTGGCCGGCACCAACGACGTCGTGGCACCGGTGTTCCCGGGCTTCGGTGAGTCGGAAGGCATCGGCGCGATCGACGACATGGAGGACGCGGTCTTCCACGTGCTCGACCTGCTCGACCAGCTCGGCCTCGACGCGGTGCCGTTCGTGGGCCTGTCGCTCGGAGGCTGGATGGCCGCCGAGGTGGCGACCCGCTATCCCGAGCGGGTGCGCCGGCTCGTGCTGGTCAACCCGGCCGGGCTGTACCTGCCCGACGCGCCGGTCACCGACATCTTCGGCAAGCCCCCTGCCGAACTGGCCGCGATCATGTTCGTCGACCAGTCCCATCCCGTCGCGCAGATGATGCACGCGCTGGCCGAGCGCTACGACGACCCGGCGTCGATGTCGGAGATCCCCCTCGAGCTGTTGCTGCCGATGGTGAAGTCGATGAGCGCCACCGCAAAGCTGGCGTGGGACCCCTATCTGCACAACCCGAAGCTGGCAAGGCGGCTCCGCCGCATCTCCTCGCCCACGCTGATCGTGCACGGCTCGGGTGACGAGCTCATCGCGCGGGCACACGCCGAGGCCTACGCCGCGGCCATCCCCGAAGCGCGCATCGTCGACGTCGAGGGCGCGGGCCACATGTTGACGTTGGAGAAGCCGGCCGAACTGGCGCGGTTGGTGCGGGAGTTCCTCGCATGA
- a CDS encoding DUF2516 family protein: protein MNLGPTELLLFTLLIIPLALVFPIWGIIDAAGRPDSAWARAEQNKTLWIVLQAVGMLVCFGWILAVVYLFAIRPKVKQAQDFGGTVA, encoded by the coding sequence ATGAACCTGGGCCCGACCGAGCTCCTCCTGTTCACCCTCCTCATCATCCCGCTCGCGCTCGTGTTCCCGATCTGGGGCATCATCGACGCCGCGGGCCGTCCCGATTCGGCCTGGGCGCGTGCCGAGCAGAACAAGACGCTCTGGATCGTGCTCCAGGCGGTCGGGATGCTCGTCTGCTTCGGCTGGATCCTCGCCGTCGTGTACCTCTTCGCCATCCGCCCCAAGGTCAAGCAGGCGCAGGACTTCGGCGGCACGGTCGCTTAG